A single Triticum dicoccoides isolate Atlit2015 ecotype Zavitan chromosome 2A, WEW_v2.0, whole genome shotgun sequence DNA region contains:
- the LOC119356290 gene encoding villin-4-like encodes MSISMKNLDPAFRGAGQKDGLEIWRIENFKPVPVPTSSHGKFYMGDSYIILKTTALKNGSFRHDIHYWLGKDTSQDEAGTAAILTVELDAALGGRAVQYRESQGNETEKLLSYFRPCIMPQPGGVASGFNHVEVNEQEHVTRLYVCRGKHVVHVKEVPFARSSLNHDDIFILDTKSKIFQFNGSNSCIQERGKALEVVQYIKDTFHERKCEVAAVEDGKLMADAEAGEFWALFGGFAPLPRKTASEETGEETEAAVKLLCFNQGQLEPIGFESLTHDLLETNKCYLLDCGAQMYVWMGRTTSLQQRKGASEAAEKLLTGDSRTKSHVMKMIEGYETVTFKSKFNEWPPTPDLKLSSEDGRGKVAALLKSQGLDVKGLMKSAPVTEEPESYIDCTGHLQVWRVNGNAKTLLASSEQSKFYTGDCYIFQYKYTGEDKEECLIGTWFGNKSVEEERVAAISLASKMVQAAKFQATMARLYEGKEPIQFFVIFQSLQVFKGGLSSGYKKFIAENGLDDDSYSEAGLALFRIQGSGPENMQAIQVDAVSSSLNSSYCYVLHDGNSVFTWIGNLTTSLDQELIERQLDAIKSDLPSRSQKEGRETDKFWELLGGKVKYSNKKIETEQESDPRLFSCILPKDGNLRVKEVYHFTQDDLIAEDVFVLDCHSYIFVWFGQEVDAKVKTQAMDIGEKFLVRDFLRENLSRETTIFTVSEGSEPQFFTRFFTWDSAKSLMHGSSYQRKLAILKGGATKLLDKPKRRTPAVSGRGAAQDKAQRSRSMSTSPECHRVRGRSPAFAALTSAFEKPSTRNLSTPPPAVKKLFPKSTGPDTSKEAAISELTSSLEGPLKRTIPKSVKASQEAGKAIQEEDGAGDDEPEDDEGRTVFPYERLVTTSEDPAPDIDITQREIYLSTAEFREKLGMKRTAFYKLPKWKQNKLKSAVQLF; translated from the exons ATGTCTATTTCTATGAAGAATTTGGATCCGGCTTTCCGCGGGGCTGGACAGAAGGA CGGTTTGGAGATATGGCGTATTGAAAATTTCAAGCCAGTTCCTGTACCGACATCTTCACATGGAAAATTTTACATGGGTGATTCATATATCATCTTAAAG ACAACAGCCTTGAAAAACGGTTCCTTCCGCCATGATATCCATTATTGGCTTGGTAAAGATACTAGTCAG GATGAAGCAGGAACTGCTGCAATTTTAACTGTGGAGCTTGACGCTGCACTTGGAGGGCGTGCTGTCCAGTACCGGGAATCGCAAGGCAATGAAACTGAAAAGTTGCTCTCATATTTTAGACCATGTATCATGCCACAGCCAGGAGGGGTAGCTTCTGGGTTCAATCATGTAGAAGTCAATGAGCAGGAGCACGTTACCAGGTTATATGTGTGCAGAGGAAAGCATGTTGTTCATGTTAAGGAG GTTCCTTTTGCTCGATCTTCCCTCAACCACGACGACATATTTATTTTGGATACCAAGTCCAAAATATTCCAGTTCAATGGCTCCAACTCATGTATTCAAGAGAGAGGAAAAGCTCTCGAAGTTGTGCAGTATATCAAAGATACTTTCCATGAGAGGAAGTGTGAAGTCGCAGCTGTTG AGGATGGAAAGTTGATGGCTGATGCCGAAGCTGGTGAATTTTGGGCTTTGTTTGGTGGCTTTGCTCCTCTTCCGAGGAAGACAGCTTCAGAGGAGACTGGGGAAGAAACAGAAGCTGCAGTCAAATTGCTATG TTTTAATCAAGGACAGCTGGAGCCTATTGGTTTTGAATCGTTGACGCATGATTTGCTTGAGACAAACAAATGCTACTTGTTAGATTGTGGTGCTCAAATGTATGTTTGGATGGGCAGAACTACTTCTTTGCAACAGAGGAAAGGTGCAAGTGAAGCTGCCGAG AAATTGCTCACTGGTGATAGCCGAACAAAATCGCATGTTATGAAAATGATTGAGGGATACGAAACAGTAACGTTCAAGTCAAAATTTAATGAGTGGCCACCAACTCCTGATTTGAAATTATCGTCTGAGGACGGAAGAGGCAAAGTTGCAG CTCTCCTCAAAAGTCAAGGATTAGATGTCAAGGGCTTGATGAAAAGTGCACCTGTAACAGAAGAACCTGAGTCTTATATTGATTGCACTGGTCATTTACAG GTCTGGCGTGTAAATGGAAATGCCAAGACTCTTCTGGCATCATCCGAACAATCAAAATTTTACACTGGAGATTGCTACATTTTTCAATACAAATATACTGGAGAGGACAAAGAGGAATGTCTTATTGGAACATGGTTTGGGAATAAGAGTGTTGAG GAGGAGAGGGTTGCAGCAATTTCACTGGCTAGCAAGATGGTTCAGGCTGCAAAATTCCAGGCTACCATG GCTCGCCTTTATGAAGGGAAAGAACCAATTCAGTTCTTTGTCATATTTCAGAGTCTCCAAGTGTTTAAG GGTGGTCTTAGCTCTGGATACAAGAAATTCATTGCTGAAAATGGTCTGGATGATGATAGTTACTCTGAAGCTGGACTCGCGCTATTCCGGATTCAAGGCTCAGgaccagaaaacatgcaagcaatTCAAGTAGATGCA GTGTCTTCATCCTTAAATTCGTCATATTGTTACGTTCTACATGATGGAAACAGTGTGTTCACATGGATTGGGAACCTGACTACCTCACTGGATCAGGAGTTAATTGAGAGACAGCTAGATGCAATTAAG TCAGATCTGCCATCCAGATCACAGAAGGAGGGCAGAGAAACTGATAAATTCTGGGAATTACTGGGTGGTAAAGTGAAGTATTCAAACAAGAAAATAGAAACAGAGCAGGAAAGTGACCCTCGTCTTTTTTCATGCATCTTACCCAAAG ATGGCAACTTGAGG GTCAAAGAAGTATATCACTTTACTCAGGATGATCTGATAGCAGAGGATGTTTTTGTTCTAGATTGTCACTCGTACATATTTGTTTGGTTCGGTCAGGAGGTTGATGCTAAAGTGAAAACACAAGCTATGGATATTGGAGAG AAATTTCTCGTGCGCGATTTCCTTAGGGAAAATCTCTCCCGGGAAACAACGATTTTCACTGTCTCGGAAGGAAGTGAGCCTCAATTTTTTACTAGGTTCTTCACCTGGGACTCTGCAAAATCTTTG ATGCATGGCAGTTCATACCAAAGGAAGCTTGCCATTTTAAAGGGTGGAGCAACTAAATTGCTTGAT AAACCAAAACGCCGAACACCAGCAGTTTCAGGAAGAGGTGCAGCACAAGATAAAGCTCAGCGCTCAAGAAGCATGTCCACCAGCCCGGAGTGCCACCGCGTTCGAGGCAGATCTCCGGCCTTTGCAGCATTAACTTCTGCCTTTGAGAAACCTAGTACCAGGAATCTTTCCACCCCTCCCCCTGCTGTTAAAAAGCTTTTCCCTAAATCAACCGGACCTGATACGTCGAAAGAGGCAGCTATCAGTGAGCTCACCAGTTCTTTGGAGGGTCCCTTGAAAAGAACAATACCGAAGTCAGTAAAAG CGAGCCAAGAGGCAGGGAAGGCAATACAGGAGGAAGATGGCGCAGGCGACGACGAGCCAGAGGATGACGAGGGGCGTACAGTCTTCCCGTACGAACGCCTGGTAACCACATCCGAGGATCCTGCGCCCGACATCGACATCACCCAGCGAGAG ATCTACTTATCGACGGCCGAGTTCCGCGAGAAGTTGGGCATGAAAAGGACAGCGTTCTACAAGCTCCCCAAGTGGAAGCAGAACAAGCTGAAATCTGCAGTGCAGCTCTTTTAG